A genomic stretch from Alphaproteobacteria bacterium includes:
- a CDS encoding SRPBCC family protein, which produces MVSLSEKTIIPSPPDTVWPLLSDPALVASCIPGAELSPDSGDGAWRGSIRVKFGPTVATFRGEASLKFDDATKTCTVEGRGIDQRGASRALASGRLAVTGDTETTLAIEGEFNVTGPLETFVNAGGIHVARALLAEFSANLTKLVADRPGGAAPPAPAEAGADPSDRTAAAATDTPPEQPAPPRPAPAAELGAFSLLWRAFKGWLAALFRSKGQQ; this is translated from the coding sequence ATGGTTTCACTCAGCGAAAAAACGATCATTCCCTCGCCGCCCGATACCGTCTGGCCGCTGCTCAGCGACCCGGCGCTGGTGGCCTCCTGCATCCCCGGCGCGGAGCTGTCGCCCGATTCCGGCGACGGCGCCTGGCGCGGCTCGATCCGGGTCAAGTTCGGCCCGACCGTCGCGACCTTCCGGGGCGAGGCCTCGCTGAAATTCGACGACGCGACAAAGACCTGCACGGTCGAAGGCCGCGGCATCGACCAGCGCGGCGCGTCGCGGGCGCTGGCTTCGGGCAGGCTGGCGGTGACCGGCGATACGGAAACCACGCTGGCCATCGAGGGCGAATTCAACGTCACCGGCCCGCTGGAAACCTTCGTCAACGCCGGCGGCATCCATGTCGCAAGGGCGCTGCTGGCGGAATTTTCCGCCAACCTGACGAAACTGGTCGCGGACCGGCCGGGCGGGGCAGCCCCCCCCGCACCGGCGGAAGCAGGCGCCGACCCGAGCGACCGGACGGCCGCCGCCGCGACCGATACGCCGCCGGAACAACCCGCGCCGCCCCGGCCCGCGCCGGCCGCGGAACTCGGCGCATTCAGCCTTCTCTGGCGGGCCTTCAAGGGATGGCTCGCCGCTTTATTCCGATCGAAAGGACAACAATAA
- a CDS encoding thiamine pyrophosphate-binding protein has product MEKLQVSDVLAQAFVAEGVDILFTLMGDANMYWSAKMGDKYGVRVIHARHEHCACAMADGYARATGKVGVASTTCGPGFTQIMTALTIAARGNVPMVVFAGDAPLASAWYLQQIDMAPLTLATGAHFIGVKSIDRLLDNVREAFQVAQVERRPVVISIPMDLQAQEYPYMADYMPSASIIPAAQRPVPDPAIVDRLIDMIAEAEKPVIIGGRGATRSGAREALEALAEKSGALLATSLFAKGLFGGNPYAMDIAGAFASDFSRERFAESDLVIGVGAGLGHYTTEGGYLYPGAQVAQIDINPRGLWQGLRTADLHIRADAKAAAEAIVKRMDERGVSRTGFRSGDMAARIAADNPDAKVYPVQANTVDPRKMILELDQVIPKDWDIVVGGGHYFSIAMTHMTGRPAEKYHVVNDFGAIGSGLPAAIGIAAARNDGKVALIEGDGSLLMHVQELETIRRQGIKLLINIMNDGGYGAEFHKFRAHDLEAGQAIHGRGDLAGVATGFGMRGETVNRMGRFPQLFDDHQDANIATLWDIHTDDKIPSRAYRRVHYGEA; this is encoded by the coding sequence ATGGAAAAGCTTCAGGTCTCCGACGTTCTCGCCCAGGCCTTCGTCGCCGAGGGCGTCGATATCCTGTTCACCCTGATGGGCGACGCGAACATGTACTGGTCCGCCAAGATGGGCGACAAATACGGCGTCCGCGTCATCCACGCCCGGCATGAACACTGCGCCTGCGCCATGGCCGACGGCTATGCCCGCGCCACCGGCAAGGTCGGCGTCGCCTCCACCACCTGCGGCCCGGGCTTCACCCAGATCATGACCGCGCTGACCATCGCGGCGCGCGGCAACGTGCCCATGGTGGTCTTCGCCGGCGACGCGCCGCTGGCTTCCGCCTGGTACCTGCAGCAGATCGACATGGCGCCGCTGACGCTCGCGACCGGCGCGCATTTCATCGGCGTCAAATCCATCGACCGGCTGCTCGACAACGTCCGCGAGGCCTTCCAGGTCGCGCAGGTCGAACGCAGGCCCGTGGTCATCAGCATCCCGATGGACCTGCAGGCGCAGGAATACCCCTACATGGCGGATTACATGCCGTCCGCCAGCATCATCCCCGCGGCCCAGCGCCCGGTCCCCGACCCGGCGATCGTCGACCGGCTGATCGACATGATCGCCGAAGCCGAGAAGCCGGTCATCATCGGCGGCCGGGGCGCCACCCGTTCCGGCGCGCGCGAGGCGCTGGAAGCGCTGGCGGAGAAATCCGGCGCGCTGCTGGCGACCTCGCTGTTCGCCAAGGGGCTGTTCGGCGGCAACCCCTATGCGATGGATATCGCCGGCGCCTTCGCCAGCGACTTCTCGCGCGAACGCTTCGCCGAATCCGACCTGGTGATCGGCGTCGGCGCCGGGCTGGGCCATTACACGACCGAGGGCGGCTACCTGTATCCCGGCGCGCAGGTCGCCCAGATCGACATCAACCCGCGCGGGCTGTGGCAGGGGCTGCGCACCGCCGACCTGCATATCCGCGCCGATGCGAAGGCGGCGGCGGAAGCCATCGTCAAACGCATGGACGAACGCGGCGTCTCCCGCACCGGTTTCCGCAGCGGCGACATGGCGGCGCGGATCGCCGCCGACAACCCGGACGCCAAGGTCTATCCGGTGCAGGCCAACACGGTCGACCCGCGCAAGATGATCCTCGAACTGGACCAGGTGATCCCCAAGGACTGGGACATCGTCGTCGGCGGCGGCCATTATTTCTCCATCGCCATGACCCACATGACCGGCCGCCCGGCGGAAAAATACCATGTGGTCAACGACTTCGGCGCCATCGGCTCCGGCCTGCCCGCCGCCATCGGCATCGCGGCGGCGCGCAATGACGGCAAGGTCGCCCTGATCGAGGGCGACGGCAGCCTGCTGATGCATGTGCAGGAACTGGAAACCATCCGCCGCCAGGGCATCAAGCTGCTGATCAACATCATGAACGACGGCGGCTATGGCGCGGAATTCCACAAGTTCCGCGCGCATGACCTGGAAGCGGGCCAGGCGATCCACGGCCGCGGCGACCTGGCGGGCGTCGCCACCGGCTTCGGCATGCGCGGCGAAACGGTCAACCGGATGGGCCGGTTCCCCCAGCTGTTCGACGACCACCAGGACGCCAATATCGCCACCCTGTGGGACATCCACACCGACGACAAAATCCCGTCCCGCGCCTATCGCCGGGTGCATTACGGCGAAGCGTAA
- a CDS encoding IS1595 family transposase, which yields MTADIYNPIFQDVEKAREHLERIRWPDGAYCPHCGEADEVHRMQGKSHAPGLHYCRSCRGKFSVTVGTLFERSKIPLNKWMLAFHLMASSKKGISAHQLHRMLGITYKSAWFMAHRIREAMREGFKPHGMGGEGKVVEADETHIGGKEKNRHRNKRFGRHVGGLWGREMVFSLVERKGRVRSVHTPSVSARTLRPILVTQLEGSTKLMTDDAGQYRHMHRDFEHQAVNHTSGEYVRGEAHTNTVEGYFSLLKRGLTGTYHHVSPKHLKRYLAEFDFRYNYRMALEYSDAERADKALAGITGKRLTYRRINGQEEARG from the coding sequence ATGACTGCCGACATTTACAACCCCATTTTTCAAGACGTGGAAAAAGCCCGCGAACACCTCGAAAGGATTCGCTGGCCCGATGGCGCATATTGCCCGCACTGCGGCGAAGCCGATGAGGTTCACCGCATGCAAGGCAAGTCGCATGCGCCCGGTTTGCATTACTGCCGCTCGTGCCGTGGCAAGTTCTCGGTCACGGTCGGTACGCTGTTCGAGCGCTCCAAGATTCCGCTCAACAAGTGGATGCTCGCCTTCCACCTGATGGCGTCCAGCAAGAAGGGCATCAGCGCACACCAACTGCACCGCATGCTGGGCATCACGTACAAGTCCGCATGGTTCATGGCCCATCGCATCCGCGAAGCCATGCGCGAAGGCTTTAAACCGCATGGCATGGGCGGCGAAGGCAAGGTGGTCGAGGCCGATGAAACGCATATCGGCGGGAAGGAAAAGAACCGTCACCGCAACAAGCGCTTCGGTCGTCACGTTGGCGGCCTGTGGGGCCGTGAAATGGTGTTCTCTCTGGTCGAACGCAAAGGCCGCGTCCGTTCCGTTCATACGCCCAGCGTGTCCGCCAGGACGCTACGCCCGATACTTGTGACGCAGTTGGAAGGCAGCACCAAACTGATGACCGACGATGCGGGGCAGTACCGCCACATGCACCGCGATTTCGAACATCAGGCTGTCAACCACACTTCTGGTGAGTATGTTCGCGGCGAAGCGCATACCAACACGGTGGAAGGCTATTTCTCCCTGTTGAAACGTGGCCTGACCGGCACCTATCACCATGTCAGCCCGAAACATCTGAAGCGCTATCTGGCGGAGTTCGACTTCCGCTACAACTACCGCATGGCGCTGGAATACAGCGATGCGGAGCGCGCCGACAAAGCGCTGGCTGGCATCACCGGCAAGCGCCTGACATATCGGCGGATTAACGGCCAAGAAGAAGCGCGGGGCTAA